A stretch of the Saccharolobus caldissimus genome encodes the following:
- a CDS encoding DUF4898 domain-containing protein, translating into MKSLSPKELETYVDEDLLRIINREQINFVYFVNARIISSYEKFFRSFIPDSTKYLVLVSYDLPLKLIKESVIRAKEPLEVSCYVSSKLPPKSFLIIGLKQISEEMIVEQKEVSKK; encoded by the coding sequence ATGAAATCATTAAGCCCTAAAGAACTAGAAACTTATGTTGATGAGGATTTATTAAGGATTATAAATCGGGAGCAAATTAATTTTGTTTATTTCGTTAATGCTAGAATAATTTCTAGTTATGAAAAGTTCTTTAGATCTTTTATTCCTGATAGTACTAAGTATTTAGTATTAGTGTCATATGATCTTCCTTTAAAACTCATAAAAGAGAGCGTAATTAGAGCTAAGGAACCTTTAGAAGTATCTTGTTACGTCTCTTCTAAATTACCCCCTAAGAGTTTCTTAATAATAGGTTTGAAACAGATTAGTGAGGAAATGATTGTAGAGCAGAAGGAAGTTAGTAAGAAATAA
- a CDS encoding DNA-directed RNA polymerase subunit M gives MKAKGNKMVCIRCGYEEEGVERIQFKERISHDKDRTIVADGKVINGRVAISLCPRCGSTRAILLKKRLYKCMVCNLIYTI, from the coding sequence ATGAAGGCTAAAGGTAACAAGATGGTATGCATAAGATGCGGGTATGAAGAGGAAGGAGTAGAAAGAATACAGTTTAAGGAGAGGATAAGCCACGATAAGGATAGAACAATAGTTGCGGATGGGAAAGTAATAAATGGAAGAGTCGCAATTTCCCTATGTCCTAGATGTGGTTCAACTAGGGCTATATTGTTGAAGAAGAGATTATATAAGTGTATGGTATGCAATCTAATATACACTATATGA
- a CDS encoding DODA-type extradiol aromatic ring-opening family dioxygenase translates to MIGFFISHGSPTILIEENKWKDLLKEIGKEIKEKYNPETIIVSSPHFISWTGIHYIEKTEKLECIQDYYGFPEELYRYCYDAENDVELVKEIVNLSNGIIKEDDKWGLDHGAWIPLYYMFPKDKPKVVTISITENSPEDHYKVGEIIRRAVEKLNRNAIFLATGSPTHRLDLFYFKIKPKPSKFDMILIDLVKNGNFNDILRIKELYPKEYEAAMPEGDLNTLYMLLGYLKPKKGEILGYEVPWAGVSMLAIGFYD, encoded by the coding sequence ATGATTGGGTTTTTCATATCTCACGGTTCACCTACAATATTGATAGAAGAAAATAAGTGGAAAGACTTACTTAAAGAAATAGGAAAGGAGATTAAAGAGAAATATAATCCAGAAACGATTATAGTTTCTAGTCCTCATTTTATAAGCTGGACTGGAATACATTACATAGAAAAAACTGAGAAGCTCGAATGTATACAGGATTATTACGGCTTCCCGGAAGAGCTATATAGATATTGTTACGACGCTGAAAACGACGTTGAACTAGTTAAGGAGATAGTTAATTTATCAAATGGCATTATTAAAGAGGACGACAAGTGGGGATTAGATCACGGAGCGTGGATACCATTATATTATATGTTCCCTAAGGATAAGCCCAAAGTTGTAACTATATCAATTACTGAAAACTCACCTGAAGATCATTATAAAGTGGGGGAAATAATAAGAAGGGCTGTTGAAAAGTTAAACAGAAATGCTATATTCTTAGCAACTGGCTCTCCTACTCATAGACTAGATTTATTTTACTTTAAGATAAAGCCTAAGCCAAGCAAATTCGATATGATACTAATAGATCTTGTAAAAAACGGAAATTTTAACGATATTTTAAGGATTAAAGAATTGTACCCTAAAGAGTACGAAGCTGCCATGCCCGAGGGAGATCTAAATACTTTATACATGCTTCTAGGCTACTTAAAGCCTAAGAAAGGCGAAATATTAGGATACGAAGTCCCTTGGGCTGGAGTTAGCATGTTAGCTATAGGTTTTTATGATTAA
- a CDS encoding 4-hydroxyphenylacetate 3-hydroxylase family protein: MIRKGIDYIKSIKENHPVVFYEGEIVKDITEHPAFKIPISTVAKYYDLHWEEQYKEYLRVYNPDVGEETSISFLRPRNKRDLAKLRDGLTKIYDFYRGFFGRSPDYLNVWTTVFYAHAEDYFGKHFGSKMMENAIEIYKEATRKDLFYTHAIVAPMYDRSRPPSQWEDPYIQIGIVEERPEGVIVRGAAMISTAGPYAEMLWYLPNIRRDSDPRYAIYFSIPTTTKGVKFLARRGFQPREGGEFEYPISSRFEESDAILVLDNVLVPWDRIIFYKKPDLIEDLMWHTVNLRGWFNWHFVIQHYSRLKFLAGLAISIAEAAGISGFINVQEKIGEILIYVALNEAALYASVEKAEELPNITRPDPYISIAASHFNMKAVPRANEILRLISAGSSIPIPAGIKDFENPEERKLLDKYMAMKGLNALERVKLFNLLWDVIGSESGMRYEQYDRFSRGDPTIRWAQTYTEVFRDRKHEFVKLVREILDQMPNPKA; the protein is encoded by the coding sequence ATGATAAGAAAGGGAATAGATTACATAAAAAGCATAAAGGAAAACCATCCAGTAGTTTTCTATGAAGGAGAGATAGTTAAGGACATAACAGAACATCCTGCATTCAAAATACCAATATCAACTGTAGCTAAGTATTACGATCTTCATTGGGAAGAGCAATATAAGGAATATTTAAGGGTTTATAATCCCGATGTCGGTGAAGAGACAAGTATAAGCTTTTTAAGGCCTAGAAATAAGAGGGATCTGGCTAAATTAAGGGACGGATTAACAAAAATATATGACTTCTATAGAGGGTTCTTTGGCAGAAGTCCAGATTACTTAAACGTATGGACAACGGTTTTTTACGCTCATGCTGAAGATTATTTTGGAAAGCACTTCGGCTCTAAAATGATGGAAAACGCAATAGAAATCTATAAAGAGGCTACTAGAAAAGACTTATTCTACACTCACGCTATTGTAGCCCCGATGTATGACAGATCAAGACCACCATCACAATGGGAAGATCCCTACATTCAAATAGGAATAGTTGAGGAAAGACCAGAGGGAGTAATAGTTAGGGGTGCTGCTATGATTTCTACTGCAGGCCCTTATGCTGAAATGTTATGGTACTTACCAAACATAAGGAGAGACTCAGATCCCAGATATGCAATATATTTCTCAATTCCTACTACTACTAAAGGAGTGAAGTTCTTAGCTAGAAGAGGATTTCAGCCTAGAGAAGGAGGGGAATTTGAATACCCAATTTCATCAAGGTTCGAAGAAAGCGATGCGATATTAGTTCTTGATAATGTATTAGTACCTTGGGATAGAATAATATTCTATAAAAAACCAGATTTAATAGAGGACTTAATGTGGCATACAGTAAATTTAAGGGGTTGGTTTAACTGGCACTTCGTAATCCAACACTATAGTAGATTAAAATTCTTAGCCGGACTAGCAATTTCAATAGCAGAAGCTGCAGGAATTAGCGGATTCATAAACGTTCAAGAAAAAATAGGTGAAATATTAATCTACGTAGCGTTAAACGAGGCAGCTTTATATGCCTCTGTAGAGAAAGCAGAAGAATTACCAAATATTACGAGACCAGATCCTTACATATCAATAGCTGCTAGCCACTTTAACATGAAAGCAGTACCTAGAGCTAACGAAATTCTGAGATTAATTAGTGCAGGATCTTCTATACCGATTCCAGCAGGAATAAAAGACTTCGAAAACCCTGAAGAGAGAAAACTCTTAGACAAGTACATGGCAATGAAGGGTCTTAATGCATTAGAAAGAGTTAAATTATTTAACTTATTGTGGGATGTTATAGGCTCAGAGTCTGGGATGAGATACGAACAGTATGATAGATTCAGTAGGGGAGATCCAACTATAAGATGGGCTCAGACTTATACTGAAGTATTCAGAGATAGAAAGCATGAATTCGTAAAGTTAGTTAGGGAGATATTAGATCAGATGCCTAATCCTAAAGCGTAA
- the hpaD gene encoding 3,4-dihydroxyphenylacetate 2,3-dioxygenase — MINVLRLSHVCIRVTDLDKAKYFYVDLLGLVETERDGDYIYLRGIEEGQHHSLILKKANSPGLSYIGFRVANEKELDKAEEELKQLGLKIVKFREKAVNEGLLFETPQGIPIFLYYDMEYVGDLRLAFYKHRGVSPVRLAHVNYIVNDLEKETEFLKNYFGYYVTETYLDKDGNRSVIWLTKRGDSHEIAIAKSNRNYPGYHHQTYYVHDVKDVIRAADIMASVGLWDSIERGPGRHGATEGYYIYLRDFDKNRIEFFTNDYVVLDPDKWKPIIWTYDQFRYRSDFWGRPIPQSWLEEWVPVEDISTGKLKW; from the coding sequence ATGATAAACGTTCTTCGCTTATCACACGTATGTATAAGGGTTACTGACTTAGACAAGGCTAAGTATTTTTATGTTGACCTACTAGGCCTAGTCGAGACTGAAAGGGATGGGGATTACATCTATTTAAGGGGAATAGAAGAGGGACAACATCATAGTTTAATATTAAAAAAGGCTAATTCACCTGGCTTATCATATATAGGTTTTAGAGTAGCTAATGAAAAGGAGTTAGATAAAGCAGAAGAGGAATTAAAGCAATTAGGGTTAAAAATTGTTAAGTTTAGGGAAAAGGCTGTGAATGAAGGGTTATTGTTCGAAACTCCTCAAGGAATACCAATTTTCCTTTACTATGATATGGAATATGTAGGCGATTTGAGATTAGCATTCTATAAGCATAGGGGAGTAAGCCCAGTTAGGTTAGCTCATGTTAATTATATTGTAAATGATTTAGAAAAGGAAACTGAATTTTTAAAGAATTATTTTGGATATTATGTGACTGAAACCTATTTAGATAAGGATGGGAATAGGAGTGTAATCTGGCTCACTAAACGTGGAGATTCTCACGAAATTGCAATAGCCAAAAGTAATAGAAATTATCCCGGATATCATCACCAGACATATTACGTACATGACGTGAAAGATGTAATTAGAGCAGCAGATATAATGGCATCTGTCGGATTATGGGATAGTATTGAGAGAGGTCCAGGTAGGCATGGAGCCACTGAAGGATATTATATTTATTTAAGGGATTTTGACAAGAATAGGATAGAATTTTTCACAAATGATTACGTAGTATTGGACCCAGATAAATGGAAACCAATAATTTGGACTTATGATCAGTTTAGATATAGAAGCGATTTCTGGGGAAGGCCAATCCCACAATCTTGGCTTGAAGAATGGGTTCCCGTGGAAGACATCTCCACGGGTAAATTAAAGTGGTGA
- a CDS encoding flavin reductase family protein, giving the protein MSELIRSIMRSFPLGVVVITTKWSDNLVGMTVNTFNSLSLNPPLVMFSADKTKGNDIPFKESKGFVVNFIDDEKLFDIFAFKPIKERFREVKFIEGINGSPILLDSYAYIEAKKYAAYDIGDHSIIVGEVVNGKFMRDNFEPIVYYNRGYYKLRK; this is encoded by the coding sequence ATGAGCGAGTTAATAAGAAGTATTATGAGATCATTCCCTTTGGGAGTGGTAGTAATAACTACTAAATGGAGTGATAATCTAGTAGGGATGACAGTAAATACTTTCAACTCCCTTTCGCTAAATCCACCACTAGTAATGTTTTCCGCTGATAAGACTAAGGGAAATGATATACCTTTTAAAGAGAGTAAGGGATTTGTGGTAAATTTTATTGATGATGAAAAGTTATTTGACATATTTGCTTTTAAGCCAATAAAGGAAAGATTTAGGGAGGTTAAGTTCATTGAAGGAATAAACGGTTCTCCAATTTTATTGGATAGTTATGCATATATTGAAGCTAAAAAATACGCTGCTTATGATATAGGGGATCATAGCATAATAGTAGGTGAGGTAGTTAATGGAAAATTTATGAGAGATAACTTTGAACCCATAGTCTATTACAATAGAGGATATTATAAGTTACGTAAGTAA
- a CDS encoding MFS transporter: MTEKTELKAGEIIARMDRIPIWGLSYIFIGILGIGFLFTFYDIFDINVSFIQTALTIFHVSSPSSPQIPILLGPVVLLNLIGYIIGSLILSPVSDLIGRRRMLMITMLITGLGSLYNAFANDYINFLIARTITGIGVGADLAIVNTYIGEVAPTNGRAKYTSLVFLFSTLGAALGIWLGLLLTTPPAPFPLGLPVALGGSGFFAVNGWRVMYGIGALLALIGLLLRFSLPESPRWLISKGRISEAEQIVKLMESRAMKKLKELPPLPKVIPPYIIEKHSYINAIKVIFSNYSYIKRFIILLLVWFFGYMTIYSLAAGLTSILASLGYPPPEAGMIAAIGVIGFILVPITTFLTGDRLERKIWTIISVIFTILGGLGIALAGTNIGLSFIGSIVLFYGFNLWVPISYAWTAESFPTRARATGFALCDGVGHIGGGIGTIAVASFISSLLSAGVTKGLAAEVFLLIALFQVISTIIAISIGHKTANRRLDEISP; encoded by the coding sequence ATGACAGAGAAAACTGAATTGAAAGCTGGAGAAATTATAGCCAGAATGGATAGGATTCCAATATGGGGTTTATCATATATATTTATAGGAATATTAGGAATAGGTTTCCTATTTACATTTTATGACATTTTCGATATAAATGTGTCATTTATACAAACAGCCCTAACAATATTTCACGTAAGTAGTCCATCTTCTCCTCAAATTCCAATACTGTTAGGTCCCGTAGTCTTATTAAATCTAATAGGATACATAATAGGCTCATTAATATTGTCACCTGTATCTGACCTTATAGGAAGAAGGAGAATGTTAATGATAACAATGTTAATAACTGGTTTAGGCAGCTTATATAACGCTTTTGCAAACGACTATATAAACTTCTTAATAGCAAGAACAATAACTGGTATTGGAGTTGGGGCTGATTTAGCTATAGTAAATACTTATATAGGAGAGGTTGCTCCTACAAACGGAAGAGCAAAATATACAAGCTTAGTATTCCTATTTTCAACGTTAGGAGCTGCATTAGGAATATGGTTAGGACTACTACTTACAACTCCTCCAGCACCATTTCCTTTAGGATTGCCAGTAGCGTTAGGAGGAAGTGGATTTTTCGCTGTTAACGGTTGGAGAGTAATGTATGGAATAGGTGCTCTATTAGCCTTAATAGGATTATTATTAAGGTTTAGTTTACCTGAATCACCTAGATGGTTAATATCTAAGGGAAGGATAAGTGAAGCTGAGCAAATAGTTAAACTAATGGAAAGTAGAGCGATGAAAAAACTTAAGGAATTACCCCCCTTACCTAAAGTTATCCCACCTTACATTATTGAAAAACATTCGTATATAAATGCAATAAAGGTAATTTTTAGTAATTATAGCTATATTAAGCGATTTATAATATTATTGCTTGTATGGTTCTTCGGATATATGACTATTTACTCATTAGCTGCAGGATTAACATCGATTTTGGCATCTTTAGGATATCCTCCGCCAGAAGCCGGTATGATAGCTGCAATTGGCGTAATAGGATTTATCTTAGTTCCAATTACAACATTCTTAACTGGCGATAGACTAGAGAGGAAAATTTGGACCATAATATCCGTTATTTTCACGATTCTTGGAGGTTTAGGGATTGCACTAGCAGGCACTAACATAGGCTTATCATTTATAGGCTCTATAGTGCTATTTTACGGTTTTAATCTATGGGTTCCTATTTCATATGCATGGACTGCCGAGAGTTTTCCTACTAGGGCTAGGGCTACTGGTTTTGCATTATGTGATGGTGTAGGACATATAGGAGGTGGTATAGGAACCATTGCAGTAGCATCATTTATTAGTTCCTTACTTAGTGCTGGAGTTACTAAAGGTTTAGCTGCAGAAGTGTTTTTACTAATAGCACTATTCCAAGTAATATCCACCATTATCGCAATATCTATAGGACATAAGACTGCTAATAGGAGATTAGATGAAATATCTCCTTAA
- a CDS encoding helix-turn-helix domain-containing protein codes for MLKRVDLLISHEDCWTSNMPYIAYTINLEVYPHKDYLRSRILIDSSDKNITKLMKSHRSIIKIVSIDRFKGGTYVDFLNTYRGSIAGLLYDREVLILGNIIENEMEKWSFVTSNKNIKEIVNEAKNLGKVVDVKVTDYDPMLYPGLTDIEKKVILMAYNHGYLDYPRRITADELAELMKMSKVTFLYHLRNAQKKLIRFSIKNILT; via the coding sequence ATGTTAAAAAGAGTAGACCTTTTAATTAGTCATGAAGACTGTTGGACTTCCAATATGCCTTATATAGCTTATACGATTAACTTAGAAGTATATCCTCATAAAGATTATTTAAGGAGTAGGATTTTAATTGATTCTTCTGACAAAAATATAACAAAATTGATGAAATCTCATAGGAGCATAATTAAAATTGTAAGCATCGATAGATTTAAAGGAGGGACTTACGTAGACTTTTTAAATACGTATAGGGGTTCAATAGCTGGATTACTTTATGATAGAGAGGTTTTAATATTAGGCAATATTATAGAAAACGAGATGGAAAAGTGGTCATTTGTAACCTCAAATAAGAACATAAAAGAGATAGTTAATGAGGCTAAAAACTTAGGTAAAGTGGTTGACGTCAAAGTTACTGACTATGATCCTATGCTTTATCCAGGTTTAACAGATATTGAGAAAAAGGTAATATTAATGGCATATAATCACGGCTATTTAGACTATCCAAGAAGGATAACCGCTGACGAATTAGCTGAGCTAATGAAAATGAGTAAGGTTACGTTCCTATATCATTTAAGGAATGCTCAAAAGAAATTAATAAGATTTTCAATAAAAAATATATTAACTTAA
- a CDS encoding AMP-binding protein, translating into MSWKIYSLDQIRAMAKLAVENPNTFWRDKANYISWFKQPEKIVEGEPPYTKWFSGGTTNISYNAVDRHLPSKKDKVAFYWINEKLDSKTISYQDLYQEVNKAAYILSELGVKKGDTVSMLMPSIPEAVYFSLAVHRLGGVLAIHYIGLSEETLAYRFNDCGSKVLVVASKTFRNDNEIRVKDFVDKVLEKYSTPIEKVLVLSRGYSDFNVKQNRDIIYEDVKPRGKVYVKPEEVEANEPATIYYTSGTTGRPKGLYHTNGGYVIALNWAFRAIFNPTENDVWWTISELGWPVWPMANLYTIPVMGITGVLFEGYIAYKRDLFSRIVERFNVNLVWSSTTTLYTLKSIGEESVKSGDTSSLRIILNTGEPLNVGAWIWLNQNLPHVRIADAYWMTEHLLPIAATPYGIGEIPYKAGSAGIQFPGSYFLIVDDEGKPLPPKQKGYIVLKPLNPASAKMWNDPNYERIIKQYWSRFPGYFYTGDYGYTDEDGYLYVLGRADDVIRTEGERIGTLEVESVIVTHPQVAEAAVIGKGSNILAFVVPKQGVEADEQLMNDIKTYCRNAGYIVDKIVFVKRLPKTKSGKIMRRLLKAIVANENPGDISTLDDMRVLEELKEALKNLS; encoded by the coding sequence ATGAGCTGGAAAATATATTCATTAGATCAAATTAGGGCTATGGCTAAGTTAGCGGTAGAGAATCCTAACACTTTTTGGAGGGATAAGGCAAATTACATTAGCTGGTTTAAACAGCCAGAAAAAATCGTTGAGGGAGAACCTCCCTATACTAAATGGTTTTCTGGAGGCACTACTAACATTTCGTATAATGCTGTTGATAGACATTTGCCATCAAAGAAGGATAAAGTAGCATTTTATTGGATTAATGAGAAGCTGGACTCAAAAACGATCTCTTACCAGGATCTATATCAAGAAGTGAATAAGGCAGCCTACATCTTAAGTGAGTTGGGAGTTAAGAAGGGAGATACAGTATCCATGTTAATGCCCAGCATTCCTGAGGCCGTTTACTTCTCTTTAGCCGTTCATAGGTTAGGCGGAGTTTTAGCTATACATTATATAGGATTGAGTGAGGAAACTTTGGCCTATAGATTTAATGATTGCGGTTCAAAAGTGCTCGTAGTAGCTTCTAAGACCTTTAGAAACGATAACGAAATAAGGGTTAAGGATTTTGTAGATAAGGTATTAGAGAAATACTCAACTCCTATAGAGAAAGTTCTAGTATTATCCAGAGGGTACTCTGACTTTAATGTAAAGCAGAATAGGGATATAATATACGAGGATGTTAAACCAAGAGGTAAAGTTTATGTAAAGCCAGAAGAAGTTGAGGCTAATGAACCTGCTACTATTTACTACACTTCTGGAACTACAGGAAGACCTAAGGGACTATATCATACTAACGGCGGATATGTAATTGCGTTAAATTGGGCTTTTAGAGCTATATTTAATCCTACAGAAAACGATGTATGGTGGACTATTTCAGAACTCGGATGGCCTGTATGGCCCATGGCAAACCTTTACACGATACCAGTAATGGGGATTACTGGAGTACTATTCGAGGGTTATATAGCCTATAAAAGGGACTTGTTCTCAAGAATAGTAGAAAGATTTAACGTTAATCTAGTCTGGAGCTCAACTACTACACTTTACACATTAAAGAGCATAGGGGAAGAGTCAGTTAAATCTGGGGATACATCAAGCCTTAGGATAATACTTAATACTGGAGAACCTCTAAACGTAGGAGCGTGGATATGGCTAAACCAGAATTTACCACACGTTAGAATCGCTGACGCATATTGGATGACAGAGCATTTATTGCCAATAGCAGCTACTCCTTATGGAATAGGTGAAATACCATATAAGGCTGGATCTGCAGGAATACAATTTCCAGGGTCATATTTCTTAATTGTAGACGATGAAGGTAAACCTTTACCTCCTAAGCAGAAGGGTTACATAGTTTTAAAGCCGTTAAATCCAGCATCAGCTAAGATGTGGAATGATCCTAATTATGAGAGAATAATTAAACAATACTGGTCTAGATTTCCAGGTTACTTCTATACTGGAGATTACGGCTATACGGATGAGGATGGATATTTATACGTCTTAGGCAGAGCAGATGACGTTATAAGGACTGAGGGAGAGAGGATAGGGACTTTAGAGGTAGAAAGCGTTATTGTCACACACCCTCAAGTAGCTGAGGCTGCAGTAATAGGAAAAGGAAGTAATATTTTAGCTTTTGTAGTTCCTAAACAAGGAGTTGAGGCTGATGAACAGCTAATGAATGATATTAAAACCTATTGTAGGAATGCAGGATATATTGTAGATAAGATTGTTTTCGTTAAGAGATTACCTAAGACTAAGAGTGGTAAAATTATGAGAAGGTTATTAAAGGCTATTGTAGCTAATGAAAATCCAGGGGATATATCAACTTTAGATGATATGAGAGTACTTGAAGAATTAAAAGAAGCATTAAAGAATTTAAGTTAA
- a CDS encoding acyl-CoA dehydrogenase family protein: protein MSERELFVTSLREFLRRNVEAISSKIDKEDFYPRELIRQLGELGFLVPLNNGLSHYDMMISLEEIAKVSGSLALIADAQGELAGEMIRLYGNREQRREFLEPISKGEMIGSFALSEPSGGSDIGSMKTTAEKRGNEWVIKGHKMWITQGLYADVFITIAKTGSSRRDLSVFIIPRGACIETRKIEVMGNRGTGTAEVIFHECKVPNNYVIGDVNNGWSMVNSVLEVGRLAISGIAIGLAEAALEEALNWAKSREAFGNKLYSYQGIRWYFAESIAKINSVRALAKEVSRKFDENSKDKGIYVSMLKLLSSNIANEIVDICLQVMGGMGYAKGSNIERIYRDVRLMRIGEGTDEVQRHIISKYVEQYGIPLLE, encoded by the coding sequence ATGAGTGAAAGGGAACTTTTCGTAACTTCATTAAGGGAATTTTTAAGGAGGAATGTAGAGGCTATTTCAAGTAAGATAGATAAAGAAGATTTTTACCCTAGGGAATTAATTAGGCAGTTAGGCGAGTTAGGATTTTTAGTACCGTTAAATAATGGACTTTCACATTACGACATGATGATATCCTTAGAGGAAATAGCTAAAGTTAGTGGATCTTTAGCTCTAATAGCTGACGCTCAAGGAGAATTAGCTGGGGAAATGATAAGGCTTTACGGTAATAGGGAACAGAGGAGGGAATTTCTGGAACCTATAAGTAAAGGGGAAATGATAGGTAGTTTTGCTTTATCCGAACCTAGTGGGGGGAGTGACATAGGTTCTATGAAGACTACTGCCGAAAAGAGAGGTAACGAGTGGGTAATTAAGGGGCATAAGATGTGGATAACTCAAGGATTATATGCAGATGTATTTATAACTATAGCTAAAACGGGTAGTTCTAGAAGAGATTTATCTGTTTTCATAATACCCAGAGGTGCTTGTATAGAGACAAGAAAAATTGAGGTTATGGGGAATAGGGGAACTGGAACTGCTGAGGTCATATTTCATGAATGCAAGGTTCCCAATAATTACGTAATAGGTGACGTTAATAATGGATGGAGTATGGTGAATTCGGTATTGGAAGTTGGTAGATTAGCAATATCTGGCATTGCAATAGGATTAGCCGAGGCCGCATTAGAGGAGGCACTAAATTGGGCTAAATCGAGAGAAGCCTTTGGTAATAAGCTATATAGTTATCAAGGAATAAGATGGTATTTCGCGGAGAGTATAGCGAAGATCAATTCAGTGAGAGCTTTGGCTAAGGAGGTCAGTAGAAAGTTCGATGAGAATTCTAAGGATAAGGGAATTTACGTTTCTATGCTTAAACTTCTGTCTTCTAATATCGCCAATGAGATAGTGGATATTTGCCTTCAAGTAATGGGCGGTATGGGTTACGCTAAGGGCAGTAATATTGAGAGGATTTATAGGGATGTTAGACTAATGAGAATAGGTGAGGGTACAGACGAAGTTCAGAGGCATATTATATCTAAATATGTTGAACAATATGGCATTCCTTTATTAGAATAA
- a CDS encoding thiolase domain-containing protein — MGSFLERIAILGVGWYGFRPTTPEVSFREMVFEAAVRAYQDAGDINPRSDVDSFISCQEDFWEGISISDEFAPDQIGGAMRPTMTVTGDSLQGLVHAFMHINSGVADVVAVEAHSKVSDILTLSDIIKFAMDPIYVRSIEPKNFHFIAGLDAVKFMERKGITREDLALVVEKNKRAGLSSPRASYASNISAKDVLDKDFIIYPLSELDIAPFVDGAIVVVVASEDVAKKIKKDDYIIIKGLGFATDSSNIETADLGKATYMRVASDMAYKMAGITSPRSYFDSVFVDDRYSYKELQHLEGLKISEEPSKDLREGNFSPQGEIPVNPLGGHLAKGVPLEASGFSLLLDAIDYIRQGKIERALVASWRGIPTFTGSVIVVEKP, encoded by the coding sequence TTGGGGTCTTTTTTGGAAAGAATAGCCATTTTGGGCGTAGGATGGTACGGATTTAGACCAACAACGCCAGAAGTCTCCTTTAGGGAGATGGTATTTGAAGCTGCCGTGAGGGCTTATCAAGATGCAGGGGATATAAACCCAAGAAGTGATGTAGACTCCTTTATATCATGTCAGGAGGACTTTTGGGAAGGCATATCCATAAGCGATGAATTTGCTCCCGATCAAATTGGAGGAGCCATGAGACCTACAATGACTGTAACTGGAGACTCACTACAAGGTTTAGTGCACGCATTTATGCACATTAACTCTGGAGTTGCAGATGTAGTTGCAGTAGAAGCCCATTCAAAGGTTAGCGACATACTAACGTTAAGCGATATAATTAAATTCGCTATGGATCCCATATATGTTAGATCAATAGAGCCCAAAAACTTTCACTTCATTGCAGGGCTAGATGCTGTGAAATTTATGGAGAGAAAGGGAATTACGAGAGAGGACTTGGCTCTAGTAGTTGAAAAAAATAAGAGGGCAGGATTATCGTCACCTAGGGCTTCATATGCGAGTAACATTTCAGCTAAAGATGTATTAGATAAAGACTTTATAATATATCCTCTTTCTGAGTTAGACATAGCTCCATTTGTTGATGGAGCAATAGTAGTCGTAGTTGCTTCTGAGGACGTAGCTAAAAAGATAAAGAAGGACGATTATATAATTATTAAGGGGTTAGGATTTGCAACTGATTCCTCTAACATAGAAACTGCAGATCTAGGGAAGGCTACTTATATGAGAGTTGCCTCAGACATGGCATATAAAATGGCTGGGATAACCTCGCCTAGAAGTTATTTTGATTCGGTTTTCGTAGATGATAGGTATAGTTATAAGGAATTACAGCACTTAGAGGGGTTAAAAATATCCGAAGAGCCATCAAAGGACCTCAGAGAAGGCAATTTCTCACCTCAAGGAGAGATTCCCGTTAACCCACTTGGAGGACATTTAGCTAAGGGAGTACCATTAGAAGCTTCAGGATTCTCCCTACTATTAGATGCTATTGATTACATTAGACAAGGTAAAATAGAGAGGGCTTTAGTAGCCTCCTGGAGGGGAATTCCCACATTTACGGGTTCAGTTATAGTGGTGGAGAAGCCATGA